CGGGGGCGGTGCGGGTGATGCTGAGTGTGCCGCAGGGGCACGGAGCGCCGGGGAAAAACTCGGCGCTGTATTTTAAGGTCGAGCAAATCGTGGAGACGCACGCAGCGATGGTGGCGAAGGGCGCGGTCAACGAGCGGGCGCCGGCGATGGCGGCCCCGATGCCGGATCACGATTTGTGGATCGGGTTTTTGCGGGATCCGGAAGGCAATTTGGTCGGTTTAATGGAAGAAGTGAGACCCCCGGCAGAACGATGAAAGGAACGATTGTAGCGATAGTGCTCTTGGTCGCCGCGGCGGCCGGCGTGTGGTGGTATGCGGATCAGCGCAATGCGCGGATCGCGGCTGAGCGCGAAGCGGCGCGCGTGGCGGCCGAACAAGCGGTGCGCGACGAGCGGCTGGAATTGTTTGGCGAGGAGGCGCTGGCCGAAGGCATTGCCTGGACCGATTCCGGGCTGGGCATCCTGCACCTCGAGAGCGGCAGTGGCGCGAAGCCGTATCCGGGAGCGTATGTGAAATTTAAATACCGCGTGCGGCTGAAGGACGGCACGGAAGTGCAGCGGGAAGACAAACCCACCGAGGCGCGCATCGGCCAGATGATCCCGGGGGTGTCGTCGGGCCTGCAGCAGATGCTGCCGGGTGGGCGGGCGATCCTGTTTATCCCGCCACGCTTGGGTTACGGCGGATCCGCGTATGGTCCGATTCCGCCGAACTCCGGCCTCGTGTTTGAGGTCGAGTTGCTGAAACCGTGAATCCCGCGGCCCCCCCGGATCAGCGGCGGGGTTGCAGGTGCGGGGG
This portion of the Actomonas aquatica genome encodes:
- a CDS encoding FKBP-type peptidyl-prolyl cis-trans isomerase, whose translation is MKGTIVAIVLLVAAAAGVWWYADQRNARIAAEREAARVAAEQAVRDERLELFGEEALAEGIAWTDSGLGILHLESGSGAKPYPGAYVKFKYRVRLKDGTEVQREDKPTEARIGQMIPGVSSGLQQMLPGGRAILFIPPRLGYGGSAYGPIPPNSGLVFEVELLKP
- a CDS encoding VOC family protein, with amino-acid sequence MADAETSPTPSAPELGQVAITVADLAAATAFYRDVLGLRFLFAAGPNLAFLQAGAVRVMLSVPQGHGAPGKNSALYFKVEQIVETHAAMVAKGAVNERAPAMAAPMPDHDLWIGFLRDPEGNLVGLMEEVRPPAER